The window TGAATGCCCCAAGCTTCACAAAAACAAGTATTTTCTCCTGCTTTTCTCCAACAGGAGTTTCCTGCATCTCGGTGCCGGTCTGAGCGTAGGCCTGAGTGGCCTGGCGGCCGGGTTCGCCATCGGCATTGTGGGCGACGCCGGTGTGAGAGGGACCGCTCAGCAGCCTCGGCTTTTCGTGGGCATGATCCTGATCCTGATCTTCGCCGAGGTGCTGGGGCTTTACGGCCTTATCGTGGCCCTCATCCTATCTACAAAATAAGTGTGTCCATCATGCACCATCTCATTCATTCCACATCAGAGCAGCAAGAACAAATAGGAGATTTTCACCTACTTCCATTATCACCCCGTGGGTCTGACAGGATGGGATGGCGACAGAAACACATTGGCGTTCGACTTTGACCGCTCTGTCCTCAGATAGATGTCTATCCATATTGTTTAAAGCCATCCAGTTGTGTCAGGTCCTGTGCGTACAGAACGGGCATGAAGATGTACTGTGTGTTGTGGGATGATGTGTGGACAGTCTGCCTGATTTATTGTCTGATCTTAAACTGTACAGTGATCCAGAGTTCCCCATTCCCCCAGTAAATGTAGTAACcagtctgtgctgtgagtgtgagtATCAACGTTTACCCCCTCTGCCCATTCCCCccttttggtttatttatttacgtatgtatttatttatttatgtatttatttattctttgattttgttttgttttgtttttgtttgttgtttttattggcaACCTCTGTTTTAAGACTGCTGAAAATATCGTGAACactagtattttattttttcatgttcttttctgggaccattttgaaacattttttttcactatttATGGAAAAGCTATGAAGATTTTAAAACTGTCTACATGGAGTACTGTTTATTGAATACCctatatacattaaaaaaaaatatatatatatatatataaaaattatctGTGTATAGTTAGATTAATTGCACTGTGGGTAATTGTTACAAGTGCTTGGAATTCCTCTGGATGTAGTGTGAATATTAATGGAGGATGTCCACATGTTCATATGGAGttgacagtgtgtgtgcgtgaatgATCTGAATGCATAAAGTATGCAAGTGgatttatgtttaatatgacATCCTCACACTTGTATTGTTTacctgtagtgctgctgtcttgatttgttttattttgtcaaagGTGAGAGCTCACTGTTCAGCCATGCCTGTCAGATTTCCAAATAAAACTCAACCTCCTCCAGAATCTccctgttcagtgttttttgttttttttttaaagtatatttatttatatagtggcCAAATGCAGCAAATAGAAAGGAGTCAGTGAATACttaatgtaaatgaaattaaTCAATATATGCTTCTGTATTTAAAGTTATCCAAATAGGTTAACTGAACGTTCCTGACCCTGAAATTGCAAAGTCTTAAGCAGAACATGAAAACAAtaatactttatttaaattttgacTGTCATGAAATCCTATTTCTAACCTTTTAAACctgtgtttacatataatgacaaatggTCTTCTTCATTCACATGCATTTGTTTAAAGTGGTGTCAAATCAGTGCATTTTTGTGGAAACTGGTATTTCTGCCAGTTTCTTAAAACATTTTCTCTGAACTAATTATGGTCATAGGTCATTATGGTCATAGGTCAAAGTGGTGATGAACTACAATAAGTTTGGCCTATTATTTGTCAGCTCACGACATGTTTAATAGGTCTTCCAAGTATAACTTATActataaggattttttttttttaaagattagaaTTATATCCTATTAATTTCAGGGGTTTTAAAAAGCTCTTGAACAATATGAGAAACCCTTTTTAGTGGAAGCACCTGCAACTCATTCACACCAATCAGTGTGTTGTAGTGGATTAACAGAGAAAACTATTTTAAAGGGTGACAAGGTAGGGAACAACTGCACAAGTGGATTTATGGTCTGTAAATATGAGAAACCAAGAAACTACATTTTCTGTTccacagcattttaaaataatcgTTCTGCCAAAATGGTAAGTAGTCTAAACAAATCAGTTATAAGGAAGCTGTAAAAACTCACACATTCATTGACTTGGgcagtgcagtggttagcactgctgcctcacagcttaaaggtctgggtttgaatccaccttggcccaggcctttctctgtggagtttgcatgttctccccgagtctgtgtgggttctctccaggtactccggattcctcccgcagtccaaagacatgcagtttgtgggcttaggttaaatggtgattctaaattacctGTAGTTGTGAATGgttggttgtctgtctgtctgtgttagccctgtgacaggctggcgacttatacagggtgtaccctgcttctagCCCTATGACGGCTGGGATAGTCTCTAGACCCCCATGACCCCGAAAAGGataaagcagaagagaatggatggattcatAGACTTCTATAAACAGGACCAGCTGAATCTTCTGCTAAAGGTAAAATTCTCTTTCTGATGCTTTCAAAGTGAATATCCACTGAGCGATCATTTGATCCTTTGCATACACTTTGTTAGGGGCATCTcttcaactgctcgttaacaatcagccaatcacatggcagcaactcaatgcatttattcATGTAGACATAGTCAGGACAACCTTCTGAAGCTCAAatcgagcatcagaatggggaagaaaggtgatttgagtgactttgaatgtgacatggttgttggtgctggTTTGAGCATTTGAGAAACTGCcaatctgctgggattttgaTTCATCAGACCCCAGGACACATTCACCTCAGTACATCTGAATATAATAAATTCTTTAACTTAAAGTGGATTTATTATGGTTTATCTACATAATCACAAACCTAGGGTCTAAGGCTGGTTTAACCACTCAGTTTCAGAAAGTTTATTTCTACACTTGGCTCTGTATGACGTCAGTGAGAgcagtgttttgtttattttaatatagtCCCACCCACTtactgttcaaaccttctgtttgtgagaggCAGCCAATAAGAAGAGTGCTATCTTAAAGGGAAATGGAACagttaagataaataaggattattttcaaCCGTTATACCACACTAATTTAATGAAGTCCATGAATATATAGGTTAATAATAATAGCTTGCCATTGTGAATGCAGGGTGTTTACTTAATGAATCCAGTCCCCCCGGCTGCTGTGACGATGACAGGAGTCTCTGCTGTATGCTGAAAACTTCCTGCGCCGCAGCTCCTCCGCTCAGCCTGCTTATTATTGTTTACGGTCGCACTCATGAAAAGTAGGTCATGGAAAAGGGAAGCCCGGCGAGCTGTCTTGCCTGAGCTATCTAGTAATACGGGACCTCAAGGGACGCCACCTCTGCGGTATTTATTATCGAGTTTTATGCCAATACTGGATGTGACCGACGCGGAGGTAACACGAACGACACGCTTGTATTTTTTCTTGCAATGGTAGCAGCGAGCAGCTAACGAAAGCTAACTAGCTAGCCTAAATAGGGTTCACCTTTTTCTAGATGCATGCCATCAAATAATTTACCACCTTACGTTCGTTAGAGGTATTTACCATGCTAATGTGCAAATTGGTATCCATACCCAGCACTATAATGCTTCTGACCTATCAGCTAACATGCTGATACATGCGGGGTAGCTAGGTAGCTAGCATTGGCTGTTTTTGTTAGCCAGGTTAAAATGCAATTTGAGAAAAAACATCGCACATCAAAAAGGTGGTAATAATTTCTAATGGGGATGCCAGTGATTTGTGGACTGTTATCACTAAGTTAGCTAAATGTTATGCTGGAGACGATGTTTCAGTGCGATGCGGCTAACGCTGCCTTAGAAATGTGCTAAATAAGTTAAAGATGAGTTGAGAGTTGGGGCTGCAGCATTGACAAAGTACTAAAAATGTGCAGGGAATATTAGTGATGTAGGAATTGTTAATATACAGCATAGTGTGGCACATTCATGAATAAAACAGTAAGTCACACAGTCTGCAGACAGATGCAGATGCTGTCATTTTGTACAAAAAGCCTCCGGCAGTAACCCTAACCCAATTTATTTGAGTACATTTGTTTAAAGATTTGTTGTCTTTCAACAGCTGGACTGATGCTGTTCTTCCAACATCTGGATTAAACCTCAGCAGACTGGCGGGTTCTTCTAACAGTGAGACTCTGTAGCTGCTATGTCCCGGCGAAGCAGGAACAGTCGTGCGTGGCGATATGTGTGGGGTGGGATACGGCGGGATGCTGATGCCCGGGCCCTCGTGTTGGCTTCTGAGAGTGAAGAATGGAACTATGACCGCCTTGAGGTAAATAACTAAGATGTGGATCCCCGCTAGACAGAAAGCATCTAACTTGGCTGTTATGAGCTATATGCGTTTGCAAATGCCACTGTTTGATGCTTAAAGCATCAGGGTCAGTTGCAGAAAGAATATTAAGGAAAGTAATATCTGCTTCCTCCAGTGCAGCGGCTCCCATTTAGTGTTTACGGCTGCATAAATAACACTGCTGACACTgatttttgtgcctttttttttaattaatttattttttttcctttcttcttcattGTTGCTCCAAAGTACGCAAGTGATTCAGACTCTGAGGGGGACTTTTCAGCAGTGATGGTCCCTCCAGTCCCCAGTGCAGTACCCGTCACTGGAGAGTCCTACTGTGGTTGTGATTCTCAGGCAGAGACCAGCTACAACCCTCGTCTGCGAGGCTTTCACCAGGTTAAAGACTGCCATTGTGGAGAGGATGACCAAGGTACAAGACAGCTGGGGCAGGACTGAGCTAGACCACTGTACACCATCTTCTGTTATTCTCATTGTGTGCTCATTAATATTCAGTAAACACCAGTATACAATCAACTTTAAATTCCTTATGCCAATGGCTGTAAACACATGACTTGTGATGTTTTAGATTTTGATTGGGTTTGGGATGCCAACGGCCGATCAACGGCAACATTACTGAGCTGCGACAATCGCAAAGTGAACTTCCACTCTGAATACAGCTGTGGTACAGCTGCGATCCGTGGCTCCAAGGAGCTCGCAGACGGGCAGCACTTCTGGGAAATTAAGATGACGTCCCCAGTGTATGGAACAGACATGGTAAACCTCTGCTTCTTACGTTCCTTGCagtcactcaaaaaaaaaatatcctagAAATGGGACACATGTTTATTTGtgcataaatttttatttgttttggtaCAGATGGTTGGTATTGGTACATCTGATGTCAATCTGGACAAATACAGACATACCTTCTGCAGCCTGTTGGGAAAAGATGCAGACAGCTGGGGTCTTTCTTACACTGGTAACTTCAAGATAGCCTCCTGTGATGTAGTGTAAATTGCTCAAAAGGGTTGTTATATTAGACATCATTAATTCTGTTCATTTTCCAGGCTTGTTGCATCATAAAGGAGACAAGATGAACTTCTCCTCCCGTTTTGGTCAAGGGTCCATCATTGGTGTTCATCTGGACACGTGGCACGGCACACTTACTTTCTTCAAAAACCGAAAATGTATAGGTTTGTAGAAAGTTTTCTGCTGATCAGTACTTATTTCTGCTGTGGTCCTACTCCTATAAGTCCCTAGTCACATAGGTCTAGAGACTGGCTGTGAACCACTGCctgtgaggggaaaaatgtgtgttcccTGAATGGTTGGTGAATGGTTGCTGACAGTTGTAATGTAAAATTGTTTGCAACGAGGTATATAGCACTGTAGCAAAAACCATTTGATTGCTTTACTTGCTGGAAGATCACCCCtaatttgcatggaagatgttGATTTGTCACTCAAGAACTAGTCTGACCAGTCTgtaagcctgtgtgactgaggcctaataGGTGGACATGCAAAGGCGAAGGAGCTTTTGTAAACATAACAAAAAGATGCTATTTAGTGGGGATTCTGCTCTTATAAGAATATGAACTGGAGTGTGGTGCCAAAACATGATAAAGACTTCTCACCTTTCTTGATTCAGGAGTTGCTGCTACAGAGCTGCAGAATAAGCGGTTTTACCCAATGGCGTGCTCCACAGCAGCGAAGAGCAGCATGAAGGTCATCAGATCCTGCTCTGCACCCACCTCCCTGCTGTACCTGTGCTGTGCTCGTCTTCGCCAGTTGGTGCCAGACTGTATAGACATCCTGGATGTGTTACCCCTACCACCTGGCCTGCGTCATTTGCTCCACAACAAACTGGGTTGGGTGCTCAGTCTCAATTGTGGCACAACAGAAGAAACCCCAGATGGGCCTGAGCAGTCTTCACGTTTGCCTGTCCCTGCCTTGGCAGGACCTTCCTCCTCTGAGAGTGATTCAGAGGGTTGTTCGTCCGATCCAGAGGCCTGTCAGAGGAAGAGATGCCGCTGGACATGACTGAGTAGCTCGAACCTTACCTCCTCTTAAACACTGGCAGACGTTACTGTGTTTTGGCACCTGATGTAGTGTTACCTACCTGCCTCAAGCTTTCTTTATTATCAGTGTCATCCAGTAGTGAAGAAAATAACGATGGCGGTCAAGCGGAAAACTATGATCTCCTCTCATGCCATACTTCATGCTCATCACATGTTGAGTATCCAAACCAGCTTCGGTAATAGGTGAAAATATATCATGCTATTTTGTTATGGGTGGATTTGGTTTTAATCAATAAGgggatggtttaaaaaaaaaaaaaactgtatagaTATTTTCTGTATTCTCATCCTGTATCCTGCTTTTAATGTATGTTGTTCTCACCCTCAGTGTTGTCAGTGAGTCATTAGAGGAGTCTATCACTTCTTTTACTGGCATCTGTAAATTTCTCTTGGGTTGCTCAGAATCtgctcataaaattagaatattatgaAAAggctgatttatttcagtaattccattttaaaaagtgaaagttgTATATTATAtccattcattacacacagactgatatatttcaaatgttttcttttaattttgatgattattactgacaactaatgaaaaccccaaatttggtatctcagaaaattagaatattaagaccaatacaaaaaaagggatttcagttggccaacacttctaaaaagtatgaacatgtacagcactcaatacttaattggggctccttttgccgggattactgcagcagtgtggCGCAGCATGGAGTCAATCAGTCTGTgtcactgctcaggtgttatgagagcccaggttgctttgatagtggccttcagctcttctgaattgttgggtctggcgttcatcagagaacataactttggagcactcagcatcagtccagtcctttttgtctttagtccaggcgagatgCTTCTgacgtctcttgttcaagaatagcttgacacaaggactgcgacagctgaaacccatgtctgcatacgtctgtgtgtggtggttcttgaagcactgactccagctgcagtccactctttgtgaatctcccccacatttttgaatgggttttgttccacaatcctctccagggtgcagttatttgtacactttttttctaccacatcttttccttcccttcgcctctctattaatgtgcttggacacagagctctgtgaacagccagcctctttagcaatgaccttttgtatCTTgcccttgtgcaaggtgtcaaaggtcgtcttttgtcaagtcagcagttttccccatgattgtgtagcctacagaactagactgagaccatttaaaggcctttgcaggtgttttgagttaattagctgattagagtgtggcgccaggtgtcttcaatattgaaccttttcactatattttaattttctgagatactgaatttggggttttcattagttgtcacttatgatcatcaaaattaaaagaaacatttgaaatatatcagtctgtgtgtaatgaatgaatataatatacaagtttcactttttgaatggaattactgaaatcaactttttcatgatattctaattttatgaccagcacctgtattttGTAACTACTGGTCACTCCGTGAATGCTAAAAGTTAAATATTACAAGTTAAATTAACCTGGATGCATTTTGCAGccttatttgtttttcatggaACAGCGATAATTTTGGAGCAAGTCACACGTTAGATAAGCTTCGCTTCTTGATAAACCTGTTATGGTACATTCATCTAGCCACCAGCTTCTGAAAGTTGTTACTCGTTGAGTGTCTTTTCTAAAACACAGTATGCATCATTTAGTATAGCTCTTTtaactctgattttttttttttttttttttttttttttaaaagccttttcATTGCTGatactttttccattttctttaacaGACAATAGTTTGAATgtcaagcttttattttggtatggATCTGTTTAtgcaacttttctttttcctttataaGTCTCTTCTGGACCTAAATTAAGTTCAAACTATTGTAAATCCTTTCTAGTGTAGTGCATTAGCAGAAAATAGATACTAAAAAGTGTACAAAAAGATCCATCCTCCTGCGGTCTAATCCACTCTCAAAACTGTGTTTAATATGAATatggttctttaaaaaaaaaaaaaaaaaaaaaaatttgtccaAATATGGCTTTATGTGGTCAAAGGTGTCATCTTTATTACAGACCCACTGTTACTACCCCTATAATCACCACTGTAACTGAGACCGTACACAGTTAGTTCAGAGAGTCTGGAAAAGAAATGAAGcagtcaagatgtgattgaagtttAGACTTCAGGTTTGAATTCAGGAGGTTTAACAGTCTTTTTTTCCATATTCTCATGGAAATAGTCAGTTTAACTGACAAACAATTTCAAGGTCATGACGGGCTTTTTTCTCTGTTACTTCATCCAAATCTACAGCTCCTTATTATCCACTCAAGCAGTGGACAAAGGCAGCATCACCTAAACTGCATCACTGGCCAAAAAGTAGCAAAGTTTTCCTATCACCAATCATTGGGACATAATGCCTTTTTAGAAAATGGCATGTTCCAATAATCAGCTGGGACCATAGATGGTAttaaagatggacgtagctatCATGACACCCAGCCTTTTCGCTGTTGCCATCTCactgttttgaaaccagatgtgacgAGAGCTGACTGAAACCACATGCTCATTGGATTAAAAATAAGCATATtctggataatcctcctttatGATACTTAGAATGACTAGAATTTACAAAAGGGATAAAGTTTTATACAATATAACCTGGAATaagtgactgagaccataaactcagaGGGCCATTTTTCCATAGACTGCTATAGGACCAGAAGTCTTTTAGCAACCACAGGTATCGCCCCCTAGTGGAGATTCACTTTTCATAGCCAAgaggctacgtccatcttttatactgttgaTGGTGGGCACATACCAGAAGAATGCAAATGTGGATGCTGCTTGTCCCAGTATATACAACCACCTTTTGTATATAGCCGTTTTTCACTATAGAGAAGTTGAGGGTACTCGATAGATTTGAGTGTGACGAATGACAGAATTGCTTACCGTGATACATGTGGGTCAGATATGTAAATAATTACTTTTAGTTTCTCTGTAGTAGCAAACCATAATAATGTAACATTTGGCGCATGTGTCAGGCACCCGTTTCCGATCTCCTCAGAATTCTTGGTTTAAATACAGTCCTATGAAGGCCTAAGGTACTATGCAACACAAGAATTATCTGGGACAGTGGGCGTTTTAGGGAGTCGTTATGGAGCAGCAGGGATAGTACCAGAGGACCACGCTCATCGCTCATGAGTCACACATCGTCTAGTTGGGTGAAAACCCTCAgagcccctcccctccccacataTAGATGGATTAATGTAACCACCAAGAGGTTAATTGTGACCCAGCAGATCAATTTGTCCACACGTTGATGCataaaagcacttttttcttaCTGTTTTAATGTAAATTCTAAGTGTTTCTTCTATACTGTGTCATATTATTAATACTGTATGTGAAGACCTTTACTTGCCTTTTTCTGTATCAGCATGATTTTCAGCTGAAAATAAATTGAATGCTAAATATGCAGCAAGGACTGTATTTGTTCATCTAATACCGGTGATGTTTGGTATTTTCGTGGGGGTTGGGGGCTGCTAATgttcagactgatggcagatCAGCAGGACAGCaatgtgtttgcagctgacCATGAgtcactgctgtttgtgtcaAATTTCTCACAGCATAGTCATCTTTCTTGTCCCATGTGCACTTCAGCTTTGAGATTCTTTAGTAATGGAGATACATTCTTGATTTCCTGCCTGGTGTTAATCTGTGCACACACCAACCACTctgttaggtacaccttactag is drawn from Archocentrus centrarchus isolate MPI-CPG fArcCen1 chromosome 8, fArcCen1, whole genome shotgun sequence and contains these coding sequences:
- the spsb3a gene encoding SPRY domain-containing SOCS box protein 3a isoform X2; translated protein: MSRRSRNSRAWRYVWGGIRRDADARALVLASESEEWNYDRLEYASDSDSEGDFSAVMVPPVPSAVPVTGESYCGCDSQAETSYNPRLRGFHQVKDCHCGEDDQDFDWVWDANGRSTATLLSCDNRKVNFHSEYSCGTAAIRGSKELADGQHFWEIKMTSPVYGTDMMVGIGTSDVNLDKYRHTFCSLLGKDADSWGLSYTGLLHHKGDKMNFSSRFGQGSIIGVHLDTWHGTLTFFKNRKCIGVAATELQNKRFYPMACSTAAKSSMKVIRSCSAPTSLLYLCCARLRQLVPDCIDILDVLPLPPGLRHLLHNKLGWVLRGRDAAGHD
- the spsb3a gene encoding SPRY domain-containing SOCS box protein 3a isoform X1, whose product is MSRRSRNSRAWRYVWGGIRRDADARALVLASESEEWNYDRLEYASDSDSEGDFSAVMVPPVPSAVPVTGESYCGCDSQAETSYNPRLRGFHQVKDCHCGEDDQDFDWVWDANGRSTATLLSCDNRKVNFHSEYSCGTAAIRGSKELADGQHFWEIKMTSPVYGTDMMVGIGTSDVNLDKYRHTFCSLLGKDADSWGLSYTGLLHHKGDKMNFSSRFGQGSIIGVHLDTWHGTLTFFKNRKCIGVAATELQNKRFYPMACSTAAKSSMKVIRSCSAPTSLLYLCCARLRQLVPDCIDILDVLPLPPGLRHLLHNKLGWVLSLNCGTTEETPDGPEQSSRLPVPALAGPSSSESDSEGCSSDPEACQRKRCRWT